Proteins found in one Xenopus laevis strain J_2021 chromosome 1L, Xenopus_laevis_v10.1, whole genome shotgun sequence genomic segment:
- the LOC121393971 gene encoding lamina-associated polypeptide 2, isoforms alpha/zeta-like — protein MADKTEEPRTSKSSAHTRSHTQVSFLACTNCKTKFSSASTDSVCVACRPSDTSPPPLASTSDSELVKALSLSLAGIQHLARIPETLDKVLERLSQPSRLDDRPTGTKRLAPPPPDSPEEQFTPSDEEGLALSEEDSDQEHIDPDLDTPRTQKEVEGLIQAVLSTLNIEDTVTEVEPAKNIFKRHKKCSYVFPAYDQLDELIKAQWKHPDHRVQVSRRFSQTYPFPQECTELWASPPAVDPPVSRLSRNTTIPVADAAAFKDPIDKRLEGFCTSAFTASGSAFRPIFAIAWVAKAMEVWVEQAAQLIGSEEPTTDNLLSQIADATSYIGDAAMDAAKMVARASAQSVAARRFLWLKTWSADLMSKRSLVSLPFQGKLLFGAELDKIISQATGGKSTLLPQTRSKRPPFKRRPFFRPFRQTQRSKPQADKTSSSFRSRYQNKQRSSWSSSKAPTKPTPDKSNSA, from the coding sequence ATGGCAGACAAAACGGAAGAGCCCAGGACATCCAAGTCCTCAGCTCATACCCGTTCACATACCCAGGTTTCTTTTCTGGCTTGCACAAATTGTAAGACAAAATTCAGTTCGGCCTCGACTGATTCTGTGTGTGTGGCCTGTAGACCATCAGATACCTCGCCACCCCCTCTGGCTAGCACTTCTGATTCTGAATTGGTTAAGGCCTTatccctctcacttgcaggcatccAACATCTAGCCCGCATCCCTGAGACTTTAGACAAGGTACTTGAACGCTTATCTCAACCTTCCAGGTTAGACGATCGCCCCACGGGCACCAAACGCCTTGCACCTCCACCCCCTGACTCCCCAGAGGAACAATTTACCCCCTCTGACGAGGAAGGTCTAGCCCTTTCCGAAGAGGACTCTGACCAGGAACACATTGATCCAGATCTAGACACTCCTAGAACCCAAAAGGAAGTTGAAGGTCTCATACAGGCGGTCCTCAGTACTCTTAATATCGAAGATACCGTTACTGAAGTGGAACCTGCTAAAAATATCTTCAAGAGACACAAGAAGTGCTCCTATGTGTTCCCAGCATACGATCAGCTTGACGAACTCATCAAAGCCCAATGGAAACACCCGGACCATAGAGTGCAGGTTTCAAGGCGATTCTCACAGACTTATCCCTTTCCACAAGAGTGCACTGAACTCTGGGCCTCACCCCCGGCAGTAGACCCACCTGTCTCCAGACTATCCAGAAATACCACTATCCCAGTGGCGGACGCTGCAGCTTTCAAAGACCCTATAGACAAACGACTTGAGGGGTTTTGCACATCTGCCTTCACTGCATCGGGTTCAGCCTTTCGACCTATCTTCGCTATCGCTTGGGTAGCTAAGGCCATGGAGGTATGGGTGGAACAAGCAGCTCAGCTTATTGGATCGGAGGAGCCTACTACAGACAACCTCCTTTCCCAGATCGCGGACGCAACCTCTTATATTGGCGATGCAGCAATGGATGCAGCGAAGATGGTGGCTCGGGCTTCAGCACAATCTGTGGCCGCCCGGAGGTTCCTGTGGCTAAAAACTTGGTCCGCCGACCTTATGTCAAAAAGATCTTTAGTTAGCCTACCTTTTCAGGGCAAACTACTTTTTGGAGCCGAACTTGACAAAATAATCTCCCAGGCAACGGGTGGCAAAAGCACCCTTCTTCCACAGACGAGATCCAAGAGACCACCTTTCAAACGACGCCCATTTTTTCGTCCCTTTCGGCAGACCCAACGGTCAAAGCCGCAAGCGGATAAAACCAGCTCCAGCTTTCGTTCCCGCTACCAAAACAAGCAGAGATCTTCTTGGTCATCCTCTAAAGCCCCAACAAAGCCTACTCCTGACAAGTCCAATTCTGCATGA